GCCCAATCCATCCTCCTCTTTCCGAAAGATATCCTGACCCTGCTTACTATTGTTTGAATAAAGTCAATCCTGCAGAGGGGGATTATCTACCAAGTAAGCAGGTATGGAACCAAGACTATAATCACAAAACCATTCAGCCTTATACCCCTAACGATTATTTAAATCATAGTCAAACAACCCATACTCAGCAGTTGCAATTGACTAATCCAAATAGTCAGGACAATCAACTAACCACCCAAGACAACCATATTATAATGGAAAATTTGAGGAGAAACCCAGGACATCCTTCAAACTCCACTACCAGTTTTATTGTTAAATATAATCAAGATAAATCTAATGACAATGGCAGTCGTGGTTATTGAATATTGTATAAAAATATCACTTTTTCAGAGAAGATATAAGGAAGCAAATGGCAGCAATTTCTTAAGCAAAAAGCATATGAAAAAAAACTGGTATAAGAGGAATTAGATATATCACCAATGCCCCCAATCCCGCCGTTGCGAAGGAGGATGGCTCCCCGGTCTGGACGAATTTCGAACTTTTAGAGGGGAGATTGAGGAGACGATGAAAAGGTCACCTTATAATTTTTAATTCATTAAAATCATTATCTAAAATTTGGGTTAAATGGATCTAAAACCATAATTTCCGGTTCATATTCAGCAATCACTTCAATTACGACAGATTCCGTTAATACATAAAAATGTCTATTCGAACCAGATCCCGTCCCGCATGGGCATAAATTCTGTGAATATTCAGACTCAAAACATTCAGATAAGAAACCGGTTATTTTATTTTCTTTACCCTCATATCTCCAACACGGTTCGGGTATGGATCGAAAATTTCCTACCCCGTTAAAAACTATAGTATATTTTTTACTCTTCGGAGAAACTGTTAATGGCCGTCCAATATATCCATCTGGTTCACCTTCGATAAGCTGAGCAATAGAAAGCTTTAAGTATTCTGGCTTATACGTTAATTTTAATAATTGGAAATACATATTTTTTCATAAAATCTATTGATCATCATCAAATTCTTTCAAAACATCAGTGAGAGGAACCGCTTCAATATTATCAGCTAAGGCATATTTTTTTGTTCCAGGGTATAAAACTTTCAGTTGGGTCAATTTGAGATCATTCATCGCAATGACCATCGATTTGGTAAGTTTGGGTGCATCTGTATATTTACACTCAAAACCCAAACGCTTGTTTCCCTTAATCATGAATAGATCAAGCTCAGCCCCACCCTGAGTTGCCCAAAAGTAGCTCTCAAATCCTTTGGCCTGATAAAGCCTGATCATCTCTTCGATCGCAAATCCCTCCCAACTTGCTCCCATCTTTGGATCAACCAACAAATCATCCATTGTTTCAATAGCTTTAAGACTATGTAATATCCCACTATCCCTAAAATATATTTTATGACTCTTAATCTGTCTCTTGCTCAGATTCTCATGCCACGGCTGAAGTTGCCGTATCATAAAGGTAGATACGAGTATTCCTACGTAATACTGGACTGTCTTAATATCAATTCCAAACGACCGGCCCAACTCAGCATAATGAATTATATTGCCATGATAATGTGTTAGCATCATCCATAAGCGACGCAACATGACAGGAGCAATGCGTATGCCCAAATTAGGAATATCCTGCTCCAAATAGGTTTTAATATAGGCTCTGCGCCACTGAGCACTCTGCTCATCGCTTCCAGCAAGGAATGAGCGCGGGAACCCTCCACGCAACCATAAATCATTCAAAGGATCGCTATCCTCATCTAATAATTCATTGAGCGAGAATGGCGTCAATTCAATATACTCAATTCTTCCAGCCAAACTTTCCGATGACTGCCTTATAAGCTCACGCGATGCAGAGCCCAGAATCAAGAACCTTCGATTATGGCCAGGTTCATCAACCAACACACGCAAAGCAGAAAATAAATTAGGTACACGTTGAACTTCATCAATAATAATGAGTCCTTCCAACCGACCAAGCGTCAAAAAAGGATTTTCCAAACGCGCCAAATCATCCGTTCGCTCAAGGTCAAAATAGTGGGTTTGGGGCACTGGTATATCACGAATAGCAAAATACTGCCTGGCCGTAGTCGTTTTTCCACACTGCCGCGGTCCCAACATAGCCACAACTGGATGCACGCTAAATGCACTATCTATCCTAGAAAAATAAAGCTCTCTTTCCATATACCTTGCAAAAATGGATTATTATTCCAATAATACAAGTCAAGGTGGTTAGTGTCAATAAAAATAAGGCCTCTCGTACTGCCCGCTTCGGAGGCAAGTCACCTTAAAGTTACTAAAAAACAACAAGATCGCACCTTACATAAGCGAAGAAGGATGGCTCCCCAGTCTGGACGAATTTCGAACATTTAGTGAGGAGATTGAGGAGATGGTGAATAGATTTCTTAATTCTGATGATAGCAGTTGATAACATTTTCCATTGTTGTTGTATATTATTACAATATAATTCTATAGTCAAAAGGATATAGGCATGGCACATGATTTAGCACTCTTCGAAAAATTTGGAGTAGAAGGCTTTTTGACACAGAAAAGAATAAGTGGTTTTTCTCTATTGTTGATATTATTGGCCTCTTAACAAACCAGCGCGATTATCAAACATCAAGAAAGTATTGGAATAAATTAAAACAAAGACTCAACGAGGAAGGAAGTGAAGAGGTGACAAATTATCACCTGTTAAAAATCAAAGCTGCTGATGGAAAAATGAGAATAACAGACGTAGCTGACCCAGAAACCCTCTTTCGCCTTATTCAGTCAATTCCCAGTAAGAAAGCAGAACCTTTTAAATTATGGCTGGCCAGGGTAGGAAATGAACGCATTGAGGAAATATCAGACCCAGAGCAATCCCTTAATCGAGCAAGAGACAATTGGAAAAAACATGGCCGGAGCCAAAACTGGATTTGCGCGCAAAAGAGTGCGATCTTTTCTAAGAATGATCCGTGTAAAATTATGGCACTATCTTTCCTTCGATTCGCTTGGTTTGCCCTTACTAATCGCTTTAGCCCAATTTTTATACCAAGTCTTATATTTAAATAAACTAATTAATACCGCAAATCTGCGCGATCTGCTCTGGAGTGAAGTCGTGAATGGCCGCGCAAACAGCAACTTCAAGCTCATCTATTGAATCATAGATTTTGTTTCTGATGGTTATACGCTTGAGTTGTTGCCAGAACCTTTCCACAGGATTTAATTCTGGAGAATAAGGAGGCAAATGGATGATGCTTATATTTGCGGGCAGATTAAGTTGCCTTGACCTGTGCCACCCGGCTCCATCCATAACAAGACTAATTTTATCGTCCGCAAATTGCCGAGACATTTCTTGAAGATAGAGATTGAGCATATCTGTATTGACGTTAGGTAAAATCAAAGTGAATTTTCACCTGAGTTAGGCTCTACAAAGCTATAGACATAGAAATTATGAAAGCCAAGCTTCATCTTCACACAAGATCTTTGTCCTGTTTTGAACCATCCATGGCCTATTTTTGAATGAGTTCCAAAGCGTGATTCATCTATAAAAAACATGCGCCTTCCTGGGCATTCACTTAGATGGTTTGATAGATTTTTTTTTGAATTCCACTTCATCCCCTTGGTTTTTCTTGTGATGTTCTGGACGTGGAGGCCACATTCAAGTTTGAAGTGCAAACCTCTGACATTTTTTTAGGAATGCCTCATTAGGAGTTATCCAATTGAGTTTTTTGCGTGGTGTTAGGTTATAGTTATCAATGGTTTCATTGAAATCCTCCTTGTTGTATGTGTGAATGTTCGTTTTTCTGGGTAAGTCTCTTCGCAGTCTTCCATTGGTATTCTCGACGCCGCCCTTTTGCCATGATGCATATGGGTCGCAGAAGAAGGTTTTGATGTCTAGTGCTTTACCCCATAACTGGTGACGGGTAAATTCACCACCATTATCCAAAGTCAACGACTTGCGTGCTTTTTGAGGTATTTTGGTTAGCAGGTTAAGGATTGCGTTTGCAACGTCATCGGCCTTTTACTGGGCAATTGCTTGCTGAGGGTAAACATGGTCTGTCTTTCCCTGAGAACCAGAATATGTTGAGAGCCCTTACAGAAGCTCATCAAATCCCCTTCCCAGTGACCAAATGTTGTCCGCTTATCAATGTGCTTGGGCCGTTGATGGATAGAGACTCTGTTTGGTATACGTGAAGCACCGGCGCCTTTAGATTTCCTTAGTCCCCGCTTTGCTTTATGCCGTGGAAGGAACTTCCAGATTTTCTCTTTTCGTCTGGAACCCTGATAAATCCAGTGGTAGATCGTTTCGTGACAAATGGATTTTAGCTCGGTTTGACCATGCTTAAGATGACCGGCGATTTGCTCAGGTGTCCAGAAATGGTTCTGCATGTGTTCCATAACAAATTCCTGGAGCTTGATATCCTTGTCGAGTCGCGCTTGACGGCAACGGCGGCCAGCTGCCAGGCGATGTGCCGTATCCGGCCATATTGACCTGGCGGTGCTTCATTGCGCTTTAGCTCCCGATAAACGGTACACACTGGACGGCCGATCGCTGAAGCAATCTGGCCTGCTAGCAGGCCAGATTGCTTCAGCTGAGATATCTTTACTCTTTCATCATAACTTAAATGGTTATATCTTTTCATACGCAACATCTTTTTGATTATCTGTTTTGACAACAAACATCATAAGGTGTTGCACTTCATTTTAGAACAGGCCGAGTTATATAAGAAAAACGCATTTTCTTTATCAATCGATGAACGGTTGATCGCCCCAATTTCACCTGCATAGTTTTAGAGATTTTCTGTTGAATGGCCTCAATCGTTAGTTGTGGATCGGACTCTAGCCATTTGCGAATCTCCTCTTGCTGAGAGGGGCTTAACAAAGGCTTGCGACCCCTTCCTGGCTTAACAGATAGCGTTTCAAAACTACCATCCCGAAGCGCTTTAATCCATGAAATGACGCTAGCCTTGGTGACGCCCATTATATTGCACACAGCACTTATACCATGCTCTTGCGCTGCCAAGACTATTCTTAATTTAATCGCTATAGCCCCACTCTTTCCTACCTCTTCTAAGCCAATACGTGCGCGACTTACAACAATATCTGTCAATAACTTCGTTTTTCTGCCCATAACAACCAGCCTTTCATTGTGTTAACAGGCCATAGAATATCACAAATAATGACAGATATAATTAGTTTATTTAAATATGATACATAGTGTTAATAGCAAGCGGTCAATCATTACCGGCGATAGCGCCCGTTGCTTACCCAGATCGCCATCCTTTGTGTTAGCCTTCAGATTATACCGGTGCGTTCGCGGATCGCCCTTGCTGCCTCTATGAGTGCTTTATTTTAGTTTCATCCGGCAGATCAGCAAGCTCCATTGCTACCGCTTTAGCAGATTTACCAATGCCGTTCATTTGGTCTTCTAAGGCAAAATTAGCGCGTGTCACCGATATCCTCACATAGCAATATGCCTGTTGGCTATTCTACTGCTAAATGGCTTGAGATTCAATCCTGTTGAGGACCCAACCCAGGGATAGCCATTATTTGCTTGGCAAATTTTCTATCTTGTTCTGTAAAGCATTAACAAAATTCCCTTTGTCTTTTTTGTATTGAGAACTTGATAGAGGCAGACGAGCCTTAATTCTTTCACTGAAATTTTGGGGTTTTGCAAAATCTTTCCCTATAACTGCTTTATCCAATTCCATATCACGTCCTCGTAGAATTTCGTTAGCTTTCTTCGAGAAATCCCTTAAGATTTTTCGATTATTAGAATCAAGGTCATTGTAGCCATACCTCCTGTTTGTTCTAGGCATAAAATAATTGTTAATAGCTTTATATACCATTTGCATTTGTTCTTTCTTGGCTCCGTCATCATAGGTTCCAGATGCAATGAACAATGCATTTAACAGATATTCTCTGGCCTTAGCGCGCATCTTATAATCAGGTTTCCTCATCATGGTATCTGCTTCTTCTAACATACCTTTTAATGTATCTTTTACCATGTCGTTAATTGTAATTTTATCGTTCTTTCCATGAGTTCTATCCATAAGATCACGATAAGATTCATCAGCTTTAATACTAAGTGTCATGTTATATTGTGGATATCTCTCTTCAAATCTTCTACTAGCTGATTCTACAGCACTGGCTGTGAGGCAAGCTAACTCTTTTTCCGAAAATTCTCCTTTAAATATTTTTCCACTAATAACAGGACATTGTACGTAGTTGATTTTTTTCTTTTTTGCAGCTTTTAGCATGCCTAGATAGGTTTCGGTCAAAGCTATTTTCGCCTGCTGGAAACGTGTTTTTCCCTCATAAAGATAGCCATTTAAATCTAATCTTGTATTAGATCCATTGTATTTATCTAAACCTTTCTTAAAGTTTCTAAAATCGGGGCCAACAACATGAATAATATAATTAATTCCTTTATCATTCAAATCAAATGATTCTGTTACAAGACTTTTGGTAACCCCTAATGTACTCCCCTGTAACAATGTACGTAATCCACCTCCTGCTGCTTCCTGTATTTGCTTTGCTAGACCACCTCCTCCCCATAAACGTGAATTAGCAGGGTTAACAATAGCACACTCTTCTACACCTCCATCTCTTACAAATACATTTCTTCCTTCCTTTCCTCCACCCCTATTTATATATACTGTTACTGTCATAAGCAAACGCCCTTCCTAAAATTCATTACTTAACGAAGTATATCATGTCATTATTAAATTAATATTAAATAAATACATTTATTCATTATAAGAATAGAGTATATCGGCAAATCTGAACCAAAAAACGACTCTATCCGAAAATACTGATATACTTTCTCCGCTGCCGTCCGGTCGATACCTTTAGCCTGTAATAAATCTTCAATGGTTGAATCGGCGATGGATTGGATCGAACCAAAATGATTAAGTAATGCCCGTTTTTTCTTAGGGCCAATACCTTAAATAGTGTCGAGCACCGAACATGAAGGATGGCTCCCCGGTCTGGACGAATTTCAAACCTTTAGGGGGGAGATTCAGGAGACGTTAGCTAGATATATATTTAGCTAAATTTGTTTAAATCCAAATAAGGCAGACAGATATAGGCCGTTTAGGTGAGTATGCTTAATTTTTAGATGTATGATTTATAAAGAAACTTTCTATTAATCATAAAAAGGCTATAATATGATTTATAGAAATAAGGTCTATACATCATGCAATGGAATTGGCAAAAGCCTAACTGGCCAGAATTTATCTATAAATCGGATGTTTTGGAACATTCAGAACAGGCTCTACAGCATGGTTCAGGTATACTTTTTGGAGCCTATAAACACCTCACCAGTGATGATCAAAATCTGCTTAAAGTGGAACTTATCAGCAGTGAGGCCTTAAAAACATCAGAAATTGAGGGCGAATATTTTAACCGTGATAGTTTGCAGTCCTCTATCAGACGTCATTTTGGCCTGCAAACGGATGGTAGGAAGGAATCTCCAGCAGAGCGAGGAATCGTTGATCTCATGGTTGATCTTTATCATAGTTTTGATGATACCCTTGACCATCAAACACTATACCGTTGGCATCGAATGCTTACAACCGGACGTACTGATTTGGAAGATATGGGTTGTTACCGAACCTGCAAAGAACCGATGCAGGTGGTATCCGGTCCTGTCTATGAGCCCAATATCCATTTCGAAGCTCCACCATCAAAGCAAGTAAAAAAGGAGATGGATGGTTTTATCCAATGGTTTAACCGGACTGCACCAGGCGGAAAGGAATCCCTTCCTGCCCTCACCCGAGCTGGGATTACGCATCTTTATTTTGAGTCAATTCATCCTTTTGAAGATGGAAATGGCCGTCTAGGGCGGGCACTTTCTGAAAAGGTACTGGCACAGTCATTAGGAAAACCAACCCTGATTGCACTAGCAACTGTTATTAACAAAAATAAAAAAGCGTATTACGATGCGCTGGAATACGCTAACAAAGGAAATGAAATCACGGCCTGGTTGGTCTATTTTGCTAACACCGTTTTAGAAGCACTTTCCTACACACAACATTACATTGAATTCCTGATCGAAAAGGTAAAATTATTTGAACGGTTAAAAAATGACCTAAACCCGCGGCAAACAAAATGCTTACTACGCATGTTCAGAGAAGGATTAGATGGATTTGCCGGAGGATTAAGCGCCGAAAATTATATCAGCATTACCAAAGCCACACGTCCAACCGCAACCCGTGACCTTGCAGATTTAGTTGCCAAGAAAGCACTCCTGAAAACTGGAGAGTTAAGATATACGCGTTATTACCTTTGTAAAGGCGGTTCAAAATAGGGAAATATGGTGATGACCATTGTCACCACCTAGAAATATTGGTTAGTAATGTTGATGCGCACCCAATTGTTTTACCAGTTAGAAGTAGAGCCCTGAGTTTCTTTGGACTTGCCACAATGAAGGTTTCAATATATTAAAATACTTTCCAGACCATAATAGAGATAACAATAAATATTGAAAATTAAATTGTATTGCCTTATATTAACATCGTTGGAAAGAAATATTATCCAGAAAGCATTAATTATAGAACAAAATAATGAAAAACCGTCCATTTACACATCATGTTGAAATATTGCAACTTACTCAGCATAGCCCTAAAATCAGTCGGTTAGATCTAAGACAGCTGCTAGATAACAATCCAGGAAGCATTAATTGGAGAACAAAAT
This portion of the Alphaproteobacteria bacterium genome encodes:
- a CDS encoding IS30 family transposase produces the protein MLNLLTKIPQKARKSLTLDNGGEFTRHQLWGKALDIKTFFCDPYASWQKGGVENTNGRLRRDLPRKTNIHTYNKEDFNETIDNYNLTPRKKLNWITPNEAFLKKCQRFALQT
- a CDS encoding helix-turn-helix domain-containing protein; amino-acid sequence: MKRYNHLSYDERVKISQLKQSGLLAGQIASAIGRPVCTVYRELKRNEAPPGQYGRIRHIAWQLAAVAVKRDSTRISSSRNLLWNTCRTISGHLSKSPVILSMVKPS
- a CDS encoding Fic family protein, which produces MQWNWQKPNWPEFIYKSDVLEHSEQALQHGSGILFGAYKHLTSDDQNLLKVELISSEALKTSEIEGEYFNRDSLQSSIRRHFGLQTDGRKESPAERGIVDLMVDLYHSFDDTLDHQTLYRWHRMLTTGRTDLEDMGCYRTCKEPMQVVSGPVYEPNIHFEAPPSKQVKKEMDGFIQWFNRTAPGGKESLPALTRAGITHLYFESIHPFEDGNGRLGRALSEKVLAQSLGKPTLIALATVINKNKKAYYDALEYANKGNEITAWLVYFANTVLEALSYTQHYIEFLIEKVKLFERLKNDLNPRQTKCLLRMFREGLDGFAGGLSAENYISITKATRPTATRDLADLVAKKALLKTGELRYTRYYLCKGGSK
- a CDS encoding helix-turn-helix domain-containing protein; this translates as MGRKTKLLTDIVVSRARIGLEEVGKSGAIAIKLRIVLAAQEHGISAVCNIMGVTKASVISWIKALRDGSFETLSVKPGRGRKPLLSPSQQEEIRKWLESDPQLTIEAIQQKISKTMQVKLGRSTVHRLIKKMRFSYITRPVLK
- a CDS encoding transposase, which produces MILPNVNTDMLNLYLQEMSRQFADDKISLVMDGAGWHRSRQLNLPANISIIHLPPYSPELNPVERFWQQLKRITIRNKIYDSIDELEVAVCAAIHDFTPEQIAQICGIN
- a CDS encoding Bro-N domain-containing protein; translated protein: MWSRRLFDTEKNKWFFSIVDIIGLLTNQRDYQTSRKYWNKLKQRLNEEGSEEVTNYHLLKIKAADGKMRITDVADPETLFRLIQSIPSKKAEPFKLWLARVGNERIEEISDPEQSLNRARDNWKKHGRSQNWICAQKSAIFSKNDPCKIMALSFLRFAWFALTNRFSPIFIPSLIFK
- a CDS encoding macro domain-containing protein, which produces MTVTVYINRGGGKEGRNVFVRDGGVEECAIVNPANSRLWGGGGLAKQIQEAAGGGLRTLLQGSTLGVTKSLVTESFDLNDKGINYIIHVVGPDFRNFKKGLDKYNGSNTRLDLNGYLYEGKTRFQQAKIALTETYLGMLKAAKKKKINYVQCPVISGKIFKGEFSEKELACLTASAVESASRRFEERYPQYNMTLSIKADESYRDLMDRTHGKNDKITINDMVKDTLKGMLEEADTMMRKPDYKMRAKAREYLLNALFIASGTYDDGAKKEQMQMVYKAINNYFMPRTNRRYGYNDLDSNNRKILRDFSKKANEILRGRDMELDKAVIGKDFAKPQNFSERIKARLPLSSSQYKKDKGNFVNALQNKIENLPSK
- a CDS encoding IS30 family transposase, whose translation is MEHMQNHFWTPEQIAGHLKHGQTELKSICHETIYHWIYQGSRRKEKIWKFLPRHKAKRGLRKSKGAGASRIPNRVSIHQRPKHIDKRTTFGHWEGDLMSFCKGSQHILVLRERQTMFTLSKQLPSKRPMTLQTQSLTC
- a CDS encoding ATP-binding protein; translation: MERELYFSRIDSAFSVHPVVAMLGPRQCGKTTTARQYFAIRDIPVPQTHYFDLERTDDLARLENPFLTLGRLEGLIIIDEVQRVPNLFSALRVLVDEPGHNRRFLILGSASRELIRQSSESLAGRIEYIELTPFSLNELLDEDSDPLNDLWLRGGFPRSFLAGSDEQSAQWRRAYIKTYLEQDIPNLGIRIAPVMLRRLWMMLTHYHGNIIHYAELGRSFGIDIKTVQYYVGILVSTFMIRQLQPWHENLSKRQIKSHKIYFRDSGILHSLKAIETMDDLLVDPKMGASWEGFAIEEMIRLYQAKGFESYFWATQGGAELDLFMIKGNKRLGFECKYTDAPKLTKSMVIAMNDLKLTQLKVLYPGTKKYALADNIEAVPLTDVLKEFDDDQ